A segment of the Phycisphaerae bacterium genome:
GAAGGATGGGACACAGAGAGCAGGAAGTCGGAGTGAGGCAGCAATCGGCATACATAGGCATTTCTTTTCGTCTCACTTAATTTGCTGATACATTAAAGTTTTTTAAGGAGAACAGTGATGAAAGCCGTAAATTTGACAAGAGTGAGAGTTTTTATATTTGTCATTTGCCTCGTTGCCGCCGGATTTACATCGAGTGCGGTCGCGATGCCTGTGCCGGTCGATGGATTTACAAGTCCGGATTTGCCGCCTGTTCATCCTAACCCGAATGTCGCTTACCGCAGTGAAGAAGGGGTTATTTATTATCCCTTCGTAGGCATATCTTTATCTGATATCACGCACGGCAGTTTCACGAATATCAGCCGGTCGTATATCGGCGGCGATGAAATAGAATACTTCGATTCAGTTGTAACGGCTGCCGTTGATATTTCCGGGATAGGTAATTTTCCTGCTGTGTTGGCCGGACCGGTAACTGCGCAGGTATATAGCAAGACAAGTGGTCAGACTGGGACGTTCCAAACGGAAATTATCAGTATGACAATGTCAGGCAATGTAGGCGGTGTAAATGTTATGGTTCGTGAAAGTCCAACTTTAAGTTCTTCCGGCCAAACATCCATCGAGATGTCGAGCAGCGGCTGGTATATTGGAAGCTTCTTCGATGTTTATACTGAGCTGTCAATCGATGGCGGACAAACCTGGGTCCCGTCAGAAGAAAGCTGCCGAATGGTTCTTGTGCCGGAACCGGCCACAATTTGCCTTTTGGTTTTTGGCGGCCTGGGAATTCTTGCAAGGAAACGAAGATAGGCTTAAGCAGTTTATAATAGTTGATAAAAAGCCCTGCAAAAAACAGGGCTTTTTTTATTATCTTATTTCTAATCCGGACGGGCATTCGTTTAAATCACAACTTCCTTCCCTCTTGGGGTAGCTTGCGCCACGTGATTAATTCTCCTTCGCGCCTTTATTTCCCAACAATGAAATGTTCATCTAAACTCGTAATAAAGCCCTGCGATGAGAATAAAAATCGTAACTGCGATAAAAACAGGTTTATTTATTAAGAATGTAACGAAAGTATATTCTTGGCTGAGAACAGCCTCTGCTGGATTGTCAGGGTTTACGAAACACCCAGTTTCTTCCCCCTGCAAGTATGGTCCTCTCGGCGTATACGACTGTCCGCGCTTTAGTCTTTCTGTTGTTATTCTTTTCCCCTCCTCACGCGTTATAATTATGTGTCTTCTAAGAATATTGTACCGGTTAGAAGCATACTCTTGTCCATTATATTTGTAGGTATAGTGTATGTTCCAAAAGAGTATATCATCTTGAGTCGAAGGGTCGATGTCTACATATACTGAATCGACAACGCATCTTGTGGGTACCCAATTATTTACTTTTTTTACCTTAACTGCTGTTGATAGTATAGCGTAACAAATCCCGATAATAGAGCCGACTAATAATATCATTGCTATAGCCCGCTTATAGTTAAAATCTTTTCTATTATTGTGTTCCAAGGACGTCTCTCAATTAATAAAATACTCTTTACTAAAATCTGGCTCCTTTTAGTCGTTATCGGTTTCTGTCGATTATCAGGAAGCGGTTATTTTCCCCCAAACTCCCACGACTTTCAACCTCAAAAAATTCGCTTGTGCTGCCTGCGGTTCGGATACTTTTTTTTCTTACTTAGTCCTGCGGCCTCCGGCAACTTGTGCCCTATGTGCACTTCGCAATCCATCTTTATCAAACCCATTTATTCTCAAATCCCACAAAAAAAGCCCCCTGATTGCTTAATCACAACATTAGCATATATGCATATACTAACATACTTTTGGCGAACGACGAGTCACAAGCCACATGACAAATCAATCAAATGCGCAGGGGGATAAAAGTGAAAACTCATTTTATTGAAAATTTTTTTACTCCTTTCCCCACATCGAGTTACGAGAGACCAGCGACAAGCGACGAGCTCATTTTTCGCATCATTCGCGCAAGTCCCTCCAATTACGAGGGGATGTATTCCCCTCGCCCCCGTCGTCTTGCTTCGCTCTTGCGAAGCAGCGGGGGGATAGTTTTGAAAGGAATTACCAATGAGTGGTTACCAGTAACTAATCAATACTTACAATGTGTTTTTTTTTCTCTGTGGCTGAAATTTCGGCACCGGAGATTCTCTATTTATAGGGAAAAAATCAATCAAAAATGATTAATTATGCAAAACGAACCCAATTTTCAAAACGCCAAAAATGGATATAACTATAGTAACAGCAATGACTACGAACAAAAAACTACGAACTATGAACTCTCAAAAACGAACCCAAACAAAGCCAATTTTGCCGCTCCGAATCTCTCGAATAAAATCTTGATTACAAGATAGTTTTTTGTTATTACTCCAACAATTATGAAAAAAGAACTCGTTAAATTGGCTCAAAGACACGGCACGCCGCTGTTTATTATTGACCACGCCAAAATAAGGGCCAACTTCCGTACCTTTAAGAAAAGTCTCCCAAGCGTCCAGGCGTATTACGCCGTAAAGGCAAACTCCAATCAGGAAATAATCGAGACCCTTTTCAAAGAAGGCGCCAGTTTTGATGTCGCCTCCTACAACGAGTTTATGCAGGTCTATAAATATCTAAAGCATTTCCAAAAAAGTGATAAATATTTCTTTATCTGGGACAAAATCATCTTCTCCAACACAATCAAAGACCGGCAGACCCTAAAAAATATCAAAAAATATAAGCCGCTTGTTACCTATGACAACGCCGACGAGGTCAAAAAAATAAAAGAGTACTGTCCTACCGCCGGCCTGGTTTTGCGCCTGAAAGTCCCCGACATCGGCTCGCAGGTGGAACTAAGCTCGAAATTCGGCGCCGAGCTTGGCGAAGCGTTCGATTTGATAAAACTGGTTTTCGATTTGGGCCTTACCGTCGAAGGCTTGAGCTTCCACGTCGGAAGCCAATGCACAAATTTCGATAATTACGCCTCCGCGCTGCGGATAACCTCCGAAATCTTCAACGACTGCCGCAAAAAAGGCTACAACACCAGAATCGTCGATATCGGCGGCGGCTTCCCCGTCCCCTACGATTCGCAGTCTCCGCGCTTCGGGCAGCTCGCCAAAATAATACGTTCAGAATGTAAACGGCTGTTCCCGAAAGATGTAGAGCTTATAGCTGAGCCCGGCCGTTTTATGGTCGCGACAGCCGCATCCCTTATTTCGGAAATCATCGGAAAGGCGCGCAGGGACGGCAAAATCGTCTATCACATCAACGATGGCGTCTATAGCACTTTTTCAGGAGTGGTTTTTGACCACTGGATTCCGAATTTCCGTGCGTTCAAACACGGCAAAAAAGAGGTCTGCACAGTCGTTGGCCCAACCTGCGACAGTTTCGACAAAATCTCAGCCTCGGAACAGTTGCCGGCTAATCTTCAAATCGGCGACTTCTTTTACACCGAAAACATCGGCGCATACAGCATCGCCTCTGCGACCAAATTCAACGGCTTCGACGGCGCAAAAATCATACATATTAATAAATAGATATGTCCCCTCGCTGCTTAGCGTTTAACGAAAGCGATGTCCCAGTCCTTCCAGACCGGCTCGAACCCGTGCGCCCTTATCATCTCGGCCACCTCGGCTGGGCTGCGAGCGTCGTCGATTTCGAATTGCTCGGCCGCATTCCTTGGTTGTGAATACCCGCCCGGGCTGGTCTTGCTGCCCGCACTTACCTTGGTTATTCCTACTTCGATTAAGTGGTCTCTCAACTCAGCTCTTTCGCGCGTTGACAGTACCATCCCGGCATCGGCAAAGCACAGTCGCAGCGCAATTATCATTTGCACGAGATTCTTATCGCTGAGGAAACGAAACTGCGCTCTGTCGACGTTCTTTGCCGGCCGTAGTCTCGGAAACGAAAACGACACCCGCGATTTCCAGTATCGCTTCATAAGATAATGTGCGTGCTCGCCGAGCGCCAGTGTTTCAAGCCGCCAGTCGGATAAACCCAGCAAGGCCCCGATGCCGATTTCTCTCATTCCCGCCTGCGCAATACTGTCCGGTGCTGATAACCGGTAATCATAGTCGGCCTTCGGGCCTGCGGGATGATATTGGCGATATACATCGCGGTCGTATGTCTCCTGATATAACGTTACGCCCTCGATACCCGCAGCGAAAAGCTTCGCGTATTCTTCGGTCGTCATTTGATAGACTTCTATCGAGATGGAGCTGAATTTGCCTCTCAATCTGCCTGCAAGCTCGCAAAGATAATCGACGCTGATGAATTCTCTGTCCTCGCTGCTGACGAGTAATATGTCCCTGAATCCTTCCGAAGCGATAATGTCCGCTTCTTTGACTGCTTGCTCAATCGTTAATCTTCTCCGCTCGTATTTGTTTTCTTTGTTGAAGCCGCAGTATACACAGTTATTTACGCAGTAATTCGATAAATACAGCGGTGCATATAGCCGGACAGTTTTGCCGAATCTTTGCATCGTAAGCTGCCGGGCCATCTGCGCCATCTCTTCAAGATAGCCCTCAGCCGTTGGTGAAATTAGCGCCGCCAGTTTCTCTGGGCTGTAACTGCCGGCAGGGGAGTTCATCGCCCGCTCGATGTCACTATTATTTATTTCGCTTGGATATTTCATCTCTCAAAAAACCCGTCAGCGGGCTCGATGCGCTTGCCTGTTTGCTTGTTGCTGCCGCGCCTGCTTTGTAAGCCGTTCGCCCGGCTTCGACCGCGAGCTTAAAAGCCGCGGCCATTTGTCTCGGCTCAGCTGCTGTTGCGATGGCAGTATTCACCAGCACTGCATCTGCGCCCATCTCCATTGCCTCCGCCGCGTGCGATGGCAGTCCCAGCCCTGCATCAACCACGACGGGGACATTCGCCTGCTCAATTATTATTTCCAAAGCTGAACGGGTCTTAAGGCCCTGGTTTGAGCCGATGGGGCTTGCAAGCGGCATCACCGTTGCGGCCCCAGCGTCCTCGAGTTTCTTCGCCAAAATCGGGTCTGCGTTTATATAAGGCAGAACAATGAATCCATCTTTAACTAAAATCTCCGCCGCCTTCAGTGTCTCCACCGGGTCCGGTAGCAGGTAATACGGGTCAGGCGTGATCTCTAATTTCACCCAGTTAATCCCCGTTGCCGCCCTTGCCAGTTTCGACAGCCGAACAGCTTCTTCGGCGTCCCGCGCGCCGGAGGTGTTCGGAAGCAGCAGATATTTTTTAGTGTCGATTGCACGGAGCATATCGTCGTTTTTGTTTTCTATGTCCACCCTGCGAAGTGCGACGGTAACGATTTCCGCCCCGGACTCCTCCAGTGCTTCAGCCATAATCTCGCACGATGCGAACTTGCCTGTCCCCACAAGCAGCCGCGAGCTGAACTCTTTCCCTGCGATTACTAACTTGTCCATTCAATCATCCTCCCCCGACAAATCGCACTAATTCGATGCTTTGGCCGTTGCGGAGCTTTGTTTCTGAAAACTTCTCGCGTTCGATAATCTTGCCGTCAACTTCAGCCGCTGCTGTTGCTCCCCGGATATTAAGCTGCTTTAACAATTCAGCCACAGTCGAAGGCATCTGCCCCGCTGGGAACTGTTTCTTGACGCCATTTATTTTCAGCGATTCCATTTTTACACACTCGAAACTAAAAAAGCACTCCTGCAAAGGGAGTGCTCTAAATTTTTTGCCTTCCTTCGCAGGTCTTAACCCGAGCAGGTTCTTAGGGTCATCGCCATATCGGCGATTTCTCAGCTTGCCGCGGGTTTTGCCATTGGCACGCTCCCCTGGCTTATTCAAATTTATCTCGCCATCTGTTTGGCGGATTTTACTCGGATATATTATAATACATTGAAATGACTCAGGAAATTAAAAAATTCGTTATTCAGCAGCACTCGACAGCCCAGGGCATTCACTGGGATTTTATGCTCGAATTGGGTGATATCCTGCAAACTTACCGTCTTGATAAAGCTCCTCAGCAACTTATCCAAAGCCCAGCCGTCGCCGTAAAAATCTTCGACCATCCGCTGAAATTCCTTACTTACGAGGGGCCGGTAAACAAAGGTCAGGGCAGCGTCAGCATCGTCGAAACAGGCACTTATGAAACAATGCATCAGTCACACGATCGCCTTGAGCTGGACTTGAAAGGCAAAATCCTCAAAAGCAAATTTACTCTGTCTCACGTCGAAGGCGACGATTGGCAGTTTGGCAAAAGTGATATATAATTGAAACAAAGATTCCAAAAACCAGAGGCCGAAAGTGGCATTAACGGAAGAACAAAGAGAAAGATACAGCCGTCATACAATGTTGGGACAAATCGGTGAAGCTGGGCAGCAGAGATTGCTTTCATCGAAGGTTCTGCTCATCGGCGCCGGTGGTCTCGGCTCACCTGCCGCTGTTTATTTGGCCGCCGCCGGAATCGGCACTATCGGCATCGTCGATTCCGACAAAGTCGAGCTGACAAATCTCCAGAGACAAATAATTCATCACACCTCCGATTTAGGCGTCGAAAAGGTCAAATCCGCCCAGACTAAAATGCGGGCAATCAATCCTGATGTCACCGTTAAGGCTTACCATGAACTAGTAAAGGCCGACAACATTCGGAAAATTGTCCACGAATACGATTTTGTAATCGACGCCACCGATAATTTCCCCGCCAAGTTTCTCATCAACGATGCTTGTTTCTTCGAGAAAAAACCATTTTCGCACGCCGGCGTCCTGAGGTTCGATGGCCAGTTAATGACCGTCCTGCCAGGCGAATCCGCCTGTTACCGCTGCATCTTCCATTCTTTGCCATCTGCGGATATTGCTCGTTCCTGCTCGCGCGCCGGAATTCTTGGTGTTCTGCCAGGCGTTATCGGCACACTACAGGCAACCGAGGCAATCAAATATCTGCTGGGTATCGGCGAGCTTTTGACCGACACGCTGCTGACTTATAATGCCCTGACAGTGGAATTTCGAAAGGTGCGTTTGAAACGTAACCCAGATTGCCCGCTTTGCGGCTCAAATCCCAAAATCACCGAGCTTAAAGATGACAGCCAATAAGTGGAACATCAAATTGCAGAGGTCAAGCCATCTCTCTTGGCAGCCCGAAAAGCAGGCCGACAAACGAATCGCCGTCCTTATGAGCGGCGGCGTCGACAGCAGCACCGCAGCATATCTGCTCAAGCAGCAGGGCTGGGATGTCCTCGGCATCACTATGAAAGTCCCTCTTTCAACTAACGTTGGCAAACGCACTTGTTGTGGTACCGATGCTGCATTTGTCTGTGAACAATTGGCTATCCCCCATTATTTCGTCGATGTTACCGAGGTCTTCGAGGAAATTATAATAAAACCATTTCGTCAGTCTTATACCGGCGGCCAAACCCCTAACCCTTGTGTTGACTGTAACACGTTTCTGAAATTTTCTCTTCTTTGGGATTTTTTGCAGGAAAAGTTCGGCACAATTTTCCTTGCTACTGGGCATTATGCTAAAGTTTATCAAATCGATGACAGATTTTATCTCGGCAAAGCAAAAGACATTGCCAAAGACCAGAGCTATTTTCTCTATGGCATATCTTCACAGCGTCTTCCAAATCTTGTTTTGCCTCTGGGGGAATTTACGAAAGAGCAAGTCCGCGCAATCGCAGCCGACGCCGGCCTGCCCGTCGCCGAAAAATCCGAAAGTATGGAATTGTGTTTCGCCGGAGAAGGTGATTACCGCACAGTCTTAACCGACGCTGCCTTCAACAGGCCCGGGGACATAACTGATATGAAGGGCAACAAAATCGCCGAACATAAAGGAATCGCCAACTTCACGCTCGGCCAGAGAAAAGGCATAGGCTTTGCAGGCGGCATTCCCCTTTACGTCGGAAAAATTGACGCACAGAAAAACACCATCGCTCTTGGCACAAAAGAGCAAGTTAGTTTCCGCTCTGTCATCACGAATCAGTTAAACGTCCTTATTCCCGAAGAGCTCGTTGTCGGTGGACAATTCTTCGGTAAAGTCCGCTCCTATGTCGATTCCCATCCCTGCAGACTCGTTGCAGTAAATAAACAAACGATGACCGTTAAGTTTGACCAGCCCCAGTTTGCTCCCTGTCCTGGCCAGCGACTTGTCCTTTATAACAACCGTGGTTACATTACTGCTGGCGGAACTATAATATAAAATCTGCAATTCTACATTCTAAATCCTACCCATTTTACCTGTCTTAACACCACTCAGAGCGTAGCGTAGATCCACGAGAGCTGCTACTTAGCTGTGAACAGGGGGCCTAAAACACTCATTTTTACCCCCAAAAACCGGAAAAAATCGTCCTAAAATAATTAATTTACTCTTGCAAAACAGCCGAATTTATTGTATGTTTTTTAGGAAAATGTGCCAAAAATGGCAGTTTTTACGGAACACTAACCGCCTTTTGCGCATCTTAATAACGGCAATTAAGCCCAATAGAAAGAAAGGAATAATTTATGGATAAGAAAAAAGGTTTTACATTAATTGAGCTTTTGGTGGTGATAGCCATTATAGCGTTGTTGATGTCGATATTGATGCCGGCACTGTCAAAGGTCAGAAAGCAGGCAATGTCGGTTTCCTGTCTGGCCAGGCTAAAACAATGGGGCGTTATATTTTCAATGTATGCAGGCGGGAACGACGGCTATTTAAACCAAAGAGAGGTCGGTAGCCATTATGAAAAGTTGTGGCACCTGGTTTACAAGCCAATGTACAAAGACCCTATGATGCGCTACTGCCCGACTGCTATAAACAATAAGTTGAAGACAGGTCCCTTTGCAACATGGTGGGCTGATGAACTGGGTTCTTGGGATCCGGAGGAATTTCCAGTTCCAGGGGAAGGTGATAATCAGGTCGATGATCCAGCTACCGGCGTCTATCAAGCTCCTACCGGTAGTTACGGTATGAATCGCTACATTGAGGATATGAGAGGCGGCGACGTGTCTTTCGATGCGGCTTACTGGAGAAAAATTGATGTAAGAGGCGGAGATAAGGCCCCTGTTATGTTGGATTGTTTATATATATATTATTGGTCAAATTCTGACGCTTCACCACCTGCGTATAATGGCGACTATACTACCCCTGAAATGCACTGGATAACCATCGACAGGCATATGGGGTATAACAACGTTGTTTTTCTGGACTCCTCCGCACGCAAGGTTGGGCTTAAGGAGTTGTATACACTGAATCACACTAAGCCGATTAATGGAGGATTCGACATATGCGGCCCGTGGACTATATGTGGATTTTCCAACAAATCGGCGTGTAAAAACGCCTGGGATGATGCAGCAGAGTGGATGGTCAAAATGCCGGTGTATTGATACAAAAACCGTTGCACAAAAAAAGGCCGGGAAATTAAACCCGGCCTTTTTTATTGGTTTATGGCTAAGGGCAAATCAACTTCTAAGGAAATTACTGATTTGCCTTTATGGTTTTTTAAACTGTACCTTTCAAAAGTTTCGCAGGATTAAGATTTTTCGCTTCGATATCTTTGAAGTAGTTGACTGTGCCGACTTTGAGTTCGACAGTTGCCCCATCGTCACAGACAATAATGCCCTTGGGGTGTAATTGGAGAGCGCTGACCGTCCACATATGGTTGACGCCTTCTTCCACTACCTTTTGCAGTGCCCTGGCCTTGTTATGGCCGCTGATAATAATCAGCACCTCACGGGCGTCCATAACCGTTTTGACCCCTACCGTTAACGCGGTTTTGGGAACTTTGTTGATGTCGTTGTCGAAAAACCTCGAATTGGCTATGATGGTGTCTTTTGTAAGTGTTTTTTCTCTGGTTGGGGACGATAACGAAGAGCCGGGTTCGTTAAATGCAACGTGGCCGTCAGGGCCTATGCCCCCGATAAACAGATCGATGCCGCCAAAAGCTGCTATCTTCTTTTCATAATTCTTACACTCGGCCTGCAGGTCTTTGGCATTACCATTGAGGATATTAACGTTTTGTTTCTGAATATCCACGTGGCTGAAGAAATTGTTCCACATAAACGAGTGGTAGCTTTCGGGATGCTCCTCCGGCAATTTGACATATTCATCCATATTGAAAGTAACGACGTTTTTGAACGAAACTTTTCCTTTTTTGTTGAGTTTTACCAGTTCTCTGTACATTCCCAGAGGCGATGAGCCGGTAGGAAGGCCTAATACAAAAGGCTTTTTAGTGCTTGGCTTAAATTCGTTAATCCTTTTGGCAACATAATTGGCAGTCCATTTAGATGCTCCATCGTAATCAGGCTGAATGATAATTCTCATACACGGCTCCTTATTCGAATGTGATTAAAATTAACTCAGTTTTTCCATTCGGCTGATAAGCTCATCACCGAGCTTTGTTTTTTCTGCTATATGTTTTTCAATTTCAGAGACGAAACTGTCTTTTTCAAACACGCCCCTGACACGTGCGAAATCGCCGCGTTTTGTTTGTTCGTCGCCATCGAGGCCGTATCCGGTTTGAGCGGTGTCGGTAAATTCTTTTTTTGCATCAGCGTAAAGTTTGTGGTCAAGTCCCACCACGGCTTCTTTCCATTTCGTTGTCAGTTCAATAATATCGGCTGCTGTTATTTTATCGATGTTTTTACCAAGTCGCTGCTGCAGCACACCTGTCGCCCAGGCCCATTCATACTTGGGATAATCTTCGTGTATCGACCGGAAAACCTCTGTTACCTGCTCCAGTGTGCTGATACTGTCGTTTTCAATGTCGTTGAGCATTTTTTCAATGCATTCTTCAGGCGCAAACAGCCCGGCTAAATCCAGCCATTTGCCAGTTCCTGTGCCGGTTTCCGGCGACAGAGCAGCTTGAAGGTCTCCGATGTTATTAAGCTGCTTGCCTTCCAGTCGTTTAATCAGGCAGTTGCCCAGGAACTTGTCGATACCAATCTGGTACAATTTAATACCGCTATCCAGCGACGAGCTTTTAATCTTGCAGCTGTGATAGGTGAAGTAATCGCTGGTCGTGCCGGAGGTCGATTTAAGATTTGTGAGCAGTTTGCAACCGTTGAGCATTTTTTGAATTGTATATGGGCTTAAAAGCTTGAAATTTATGTAATCGAGCTTCTTGGGGTCTTTTCGTTTGTCTCGTTTTGGCCATTTTCGAGCGTCTCGGACGGTCCCTACGCTTCGTAAATTCACACCGGGGACAAGAATACTTTCATCTTCGTGCTCAATAAGGTATGAGAAAGGCAGGTCCGAGGTATCAGAATTTCTGTAGTGTCTGCCCATTACAACGGTAAAAGCCCCGACCTTTGCCGGCCAGAGCATATATGAGTCGCTGGCTGTCTTGGAGCCGCGTTCGACAATACCCTGGTGGACCGGCCCGAGTTTGTACATATGATTGCTTTGATTTGTTCCGCTGCCGGCGTTCAGGAAAGAAAACAACCCCGCAATCAGCAGTGTCGATTTATGATGTGTAACAGTATATGGCCCGGCAAATATGGAGCAGGCCTCGCCGTGAAAACCGCCGCAATTGGCGAAGAACACCGAGTTTTCCGCTGAATATTGTTTGGCCAGTTCCGTGCTCTGCCCTACGAAGCATTTAGAAATGATAGCGCCGTCACTGATCTTCGAACCGGAGCAGACGATGAAATCCTCTGCGAAAACACCGGGGCCAATATAGACAGGGGCTTCCGGGCAGCTATTGATTGAGCCGTTTTCCAGCCTGCTTGCGCCCTCGATTACAGTCACAGTACCCACTTTGACATTTTTGATAATTCTGCAGTTGATAATATTAGCGCCTTTTGCCAACAGGCCCATAGATGAAGTTACAGATTTGGTATAGCCGGCAATCATTTTCCGCAGATTTTCAATTACTTTCGGCCTGTGCCTGTAAAAAGCTATCACATAAGCGGTATGAGCAGACAAATGGTCGTAAATCGGTATCTCCCTGCCGCCGGCCTCATTGACAACGGCAACTTCGGTTCCGTTACCGAATGAGCTCTCCTGCTCAACTTCCAGCAAATCAACATTGTCAATGACTACATTGTCCTCGATTATGTAATTGGCTATGTAAGTGTTAATGTTGTTAATATAAACATTGTTTCCGATTTTGCAGTTGTGGATTGCTGCCTGATTAATACCTGCCGGCTTCTTCATTCCGCCGTGAAAGGTTATTGTTTCCTTAAGCTCGCCTATTTCAACCTTGCCGGAAAAATGTGTGAATCTTACTCTTGCAGGGTCGAAGCTTTGTGCAACTTTAATACTTGCCCAATCCGAGCAAGTGCATCCTTGCTCTTGCAGCTGAGTAATTTCGGTTTTAGATAGTGCGCGGTATTCCGATGCCATATTGCACTCCTTTTAACTCAAGCAACTGTTGTTCGAAGTTTACCCTTTTTTGATGAACAAGTCAATGAATTAACTTCGTTGCGGGAGATTGGTTCTGTGGAGTTTCCTGCTATGGGCTGGATATAATTTTCAAAAGCTCTTTATGAATCGTGTTGACATACTCGTCTAACCTGTCAGAGACTGTTTTACTGAGTTCGCAGCCGGGTTTGACGGATTGAGGTTCGATACCGAAGATTATTATCTCGGCAGGACATTGG
Coding sequences within it:
- a CDS encoding DUF4954 family protein, yielding MASEYRALSKTEITQLQEQGCTCSDWASIKVAQSFDPARVRFTHFSGKVEIGELKETITFHGGMKKPAGINQAAIHNCKIGNNVYINNINTYIANYIIEDNVVIDNVDLLEVEQESSFGNGTEVAVVNEAGGREIPIYDHLSAHTAYVIAFYRHRPKVIENLRKMIAGYTKSVTSSMGLLAKGANIINCRIIKNVKVGTVTVIEGASRLENGSINSCPEAPVYIGPGVFAEDFIVCSGSKISDGAIISKCFVGQSTELAKQYSAENSVFFANCGGFHGEACSIFAGPYTVTHHKSTLLIAGLFSFLNAGSGTNQSNHMYKLGPVHQGIVERGSKTASDSYMLWPAKVGAFTVVMGRHYRNSDTSDLPFSYLIEHEDESILVPGVNLRSVGTVRDARKWPKRDKRKDPKKLDYINFKLLSPYTIQKMLNGCKLLTNLKSTSGTTSDYFTYHSCKIKSSSLDSGIKLYQIGIDKFLGNCLIKRLEGKQLNNIGDLQAALSPETGTGTGKWLDLAGLFAPEECIEKMLNDIENDSISTLEQVTEVFRSIHEDYPKYEWAWATGVLQQRLGKNIDKITAADIIELTTKWKEAVVGLDHKLYADAKKEFTDTAQTGYGLDGDEQTKRGDFARVRGVFEKDSFVSEIEKHIAEKTKLGDELISRMEKLS